A single window of Nicotiana sylvestris chromosome 3, ASM39365v2, whole genome shotgun sequence DNA harbors:
- the LOC104211276 gene encoding uncharacterized protein: MGRGRGKGKKQSIREDIGSGEEEKIPVRRRGRPQKPLKDEIEEEEEAEKVELEDEDDGEDIKSEAAENGKKRKRSPQVKENADSVKEENGVGIKANSNDLIKSVGFRQNGSRRKNKPRRAAEVGVECR, translated from the coding sequence ATGGGTAGAGGAAGAGGGAAGGGGAAGAAGCAATCTATTCGCGAGGATATTGGAAGTGGCGAAGAAGAAAAGATACCCGTGAGGAGAAGGGGTAGACCACAGAAGCCATTGAAGGATGAAatagaggaggaagaagaagccgAGAAGGTAGAACTGGAGGATGAAGATGATGGCGAGGATATAAAGAGTGAAGCTGCTGAGAATGGAAAAAAGAGGAAGAGATCTCCGCAAGTCAAGGAAAACGCTGATTCAGTGAAAGAGGAAAATGGTGTTGGCATCAAAGCTAACTCTAATGACTTGATAAAGTCAGTCGGATTCAGACAAAATGGGAGCAGAAGGAAAAACAAGCCTAGACGTGCTGCTGAAGTTGGTGTTGAGTGCAGATGA